The Rhizobium leguminosarum genome includes a region encoding these proteins:
- a CDS encoding amino acid ABC transporter permease yields MPHWLQLMAESLPSLLWAGLIFTIPLTLLSFAFGLTLGLATAIARLFGPMPLSAIARFYVWVIRGTPLLVQLFVIFYGLPSLGILLDAFPAALIGFTLNIGAYSSEIIRAVISSVPKGQWEAAYSIGMSWRQAMSRTILPQAARVAVPPLSNTFISLVKDTSLAAAITVPELFQAAQRIVATTYEPLILYIEAALVYLVLSSVLSQLQVRLERRFARYGGMLEANA; encoded by the coding sequence TTGCCGCACTGGCTCCAACTGATGGCGGAATCGCTCCCCTCGCTCCTCTGGGCGGGGTTGATCTTCACCATTCCGCTGACCCTGCTATCCTTCGCCTTCGGCCTGACGCTTGGGCTCGCCACCGCGATCGCCCGGCTCTTCGGGCCGATGCCGCTGTCCGCCATCGCGCGCTTCTATGTCTGGGTCATTCGCGGCACGCCGCTGCTTGTGCAGCTCTTCGTCATCTTCTACGGCCTGCCGAGCCTCGGCATCCTGCTCGATGCCTTTCCAGCCGCCCTCATCGGCTTCACGCTGAATATCGGCGCCTATAGCTCCGAGATCATCCGCGCCGTCATTTCCTCGGTACCGAAGGGCCAGTGGGAAGCCGCCTATTCGATCGGCATGAGCTGGCGCCAGGCGATGAGCCGCACCATCCTGCCGCAGGCCGCCCGCGTCGCCGTGCCACCTTTGTCGAACACCTTCATCTCGCTGGTCAAAGACACCTCGCTTGCCGCTGCCATCACCGTGCCCGAGCTGTTCCAGGCCGCACAGCGCATCGTCGCCACCACCTATGAGCCGTTGATCCTCTATATCGAGGCAGCGCTGGTCTATCTCGTCCTGAGCTCCGTCCTCTCGCAGCTGCAGGTGCGGCTGGAACGCCGCTTCGCGCGGTACGGCGGCATGCTGGAGGCAAATGCATGA
- a CDS encoding amino acid ABC transporter ATP-binding protein, with product MIELANIEKRFGDAVILKDISIRIPEGSVTALVGPSGGGKSTLLRCINLLEIPTAGSIRLGEETLAFAPGKRTSWPAIQKIRRQTGMVFQNFQLFPHQTAIENVMEGLVTVLRWPRPKARERAMELLTKVGMTHKADAWPSTLSGGQQQRVAIARALAPSPRVLLCDEPTSALDPELSAEVVDVLGQLASEGTTMVMATHDLRLASKIANDVVFLEAGSVVETGSARAIFSAPERERTKRFISTINAAHTYDI from the coding sequence ATGATCGAGCTTGCCAACATCGAAAAGCGTTTCGGCGACGCCGTCATCCTCAAGGATATCAGCATCCGCATCCCCGAAGGCAGCGTCACCGCGCTGGTTGGGCCTTCGGGCGGCGGCAAGAGCACGCTGCTGCGCTGCATCAACCTGCTCGAAATTCCAACCGCCGGCTCCATCCGCCTCGGAGAGGAAACGCTGGCCTTTGCGCCGGGCAAACGAACGAGCTGGCCGGCGATCCAGAAGATCCGCCGCCAGACCGGCATGGTCTTCCAGAACTTCCAGCTCTTTCCGCATCAGACCGCGATCGAGAATGTCATGGAAGGCCTGGTGACGGTGCTGAGATGGCCGAGGCCAAAAGCTCGCGAGCGTGCGATGGAATTGCTGACCAAGGTCGGCATGACCCACAAGGCCGATGCCTGGCCTTCGACGCTGTCGGGCGGCCAGCAGCAGCGCGTCGCGATCGCCCGCGCGCTGGCGCCCTCGCCGCGCGTGCTTCTGTGCGACGAGCCGACATCCGCCCTCGATCCCGAGCTTTCGGCCGAAGTGGTCGATGTGCTGGGCCAACTTGCCAGCGAAGGCACGACGATGGTGATGGCGACCCACGATCTCCGGCTCGCCTCGAAGATCGCCAATGACGTGGTTTTCCTGGAAGCCGGCAGCGTGGTGGAAACGGGCAGCGCCAGAGCGATCTTCAGCGCGCCGGAGCGCGAACGCACCAAACGTTTCATCTCGACGATCAACGCCGCCCATACTTACGATATCTGA
- a CDS encoding NADPH-dependent FMN reductase: protein MSKLKIAVIVGSTRIGRFAEHPAKWIAAIAGERQDIEVEVLDLLNYPMHFFGEQRATTAESETAERWKKKLREFDGFIFTVAEYNHAPTAVLKNAIDLGEFIHKPVGFVGYGGVGGARAVEHLRLIFVEMGAASVKTGVHIALGEYLGVLKEGKSLSDYAHLNEAAKNQLDQLTWWGNALKAARAVVTAS from the coding sequence ATGAGCAAGTTGAAGATTGCCGTCATCGTCGGCAGCACGCGTATTGGCCGTTTTGCCGAGCATCCGGCCAAGTGGATTGCCGCTATCGCCGGCGAACGGCAGGACATCGAGGTCGAGGTTCTCGACCTGCTCAACTACCCCATGCATTTTTTCGGCGAGCAGCGCGCGACGACCGCTGAAAGCGAGACGGCGGAGCGCTGGAAAAAGAAGCTGCGTGAATTCGACGGCTTCATTTTCACCGTCGCCGAGTACAATCACGCTCCGACGGCGGTTCTGAAGAACGCCATCGACCTCGGCGAGTTCATCCACAAGCCGGTCGGCTTCGTCGGTTACGGCGGCGTCGGCGGCGCACGTGCGGTCGAGCATCTCCGGCTGATCTTCGTGGAAATGGGGGCGGCTTCAGTGAAAACCGGCGTGCATATCGCGCTTGGCGAATATCTCGGCGTCCTCAAGGAAGGCAAGAGCCTCAGCGATTACGCGCATCTCAACGAAGCGGCGAAGAACCAACTCGACCAGCTCACCTGGTGGGGCAATGCGCTGAAGGCGGCGCGCGCGGTCGTCACGGCCTCCTGA
- the pyc gene encoding pyruvate carboxylase produces MPISKILVANRSEIAIRVFRAANELGIKTVAIWAEEDKLALHRFKADESYQVGRGPHLSKDMGPIESYLSIEEVIRVAKLSGADAIHPGYGLLSESPEFVDACNKAGIIFIGPKADTMRQLGNKVAARNLAISVGVPVVPATGPLPEDMAEVAKMADGIGYPVMLKASWGGGGRGMRAIRDPKDLAREVTEAKREAMAAFGKDEVYLEKLVERARHVESQVLGDTHGNVVHLFERDCSIQRRNQKVVERAPAPYLSEAQRQELAAYSLKIAAATNYIGAGTVEYLMDADTGKFYFIEVNPRIQVEHTVTEVVTGIDIVKAQIHILDGFAIGTPESGVPRQEDIRLNGHALQCRITTEDPEHNFIPDYGRITAYRSASGFGIRLDGGTSYSGAIITRFYDPLLVKVTAWAPNPSEAIARMDRALREFRIRGVATNLTFLEAIIGHPKFRDNSYTTRFIDTTPELFQQVKRQDRATKLLTYLADVTVNGHPEAKDRPRPLENAAEPVVPYANGNAIKDGTKQLLDTLGPKKFGEWMRNEKRVLLTDTTMRDGHQSLLATRMRTYDIARIADTYAHALPNLLSLECWGGATFDVSMRFLTEDPWERLALIREGAPNLLLQMLLRGANGVGYTNYPDNVVKYFVRQAARGGIDLFRVFDCLNWVENMRVSMDAIAEENKLCEAAICYTGDILNSARPKYDLKYYTDLAVELEKAGAHIIALKDMAGLLKPAAAKVLFKALREATSLPIHFHTHDTSGIAAATVLAAVDAGVDAVDAAMDALSGNTSQPCLGSIVEALRGTERDPGLDPEWIRRISFYWEAARNQYAAFESDLRGPASEVYLHEMPGGQFTNLKEQARSLGLETRWHQVAQAYADANQMFGDIVKVTPSSKVVGDMALMMVSQDLTVADVVSTDKEVSFPESVVSMLKGDLGQPPSGWPEALQKKALKGDKPYTVRPGSLLKEADLDAERKVIETKLEREVSDFEFASYLMYPKVFTDFALASDTYGPVSVLPTPAYFYGLKDGEELFADIERGKTLVIVNQAMSATDSQGMVTIFFELNGQPRRIKVPDRAHGATGAAVRRKAEPGNAVHVGAPMPGVISRVFVSPGQAVNAGDVLVSIEAMKMETALHAEKDGTISEVLVRAGDQIDAKDLLVVYAG; encoded by the coding sequence TTGCCCATTTCCAAGATTCTCGTTGCCAATCGCTCTGAAATTGCCATTCGCGTGTTCCGCGCGGCCAACGAGCTTGGAATAAAAACCGTGGCGATCTGGGCGGAAGAGGACAAGCTGGCGCTGCACCGCTTCAAGGCGGACGAGAGCTACCAGGTCGGCCGCGGCCCGCATCTTTCCAAGGACATGGGCCCGATCGAGAGCTATCTGTCGATCGAGGAGGTGATCCGCGTTGCTAAACTCTCCGGCGCCGATGCCATCCATCCCGGCTATGGCCTGCTGTCGGAAAGCCCGGAATTCGTCGATGCCTGCAACAAGGCCGGCATCATCTTCATCGGCCCGAAGGCCGATACGATGCGCCAGCTCGGCAACAAGGTCGCAGCGCGTAACCTGGCGATCTCGGTCGGCGTTCCCGTGGTGCCGGCCACCGGGCCGTTGCCGGAGGACATGGCCGAAGTGGCGAAGATGGCGGACGGGATCGGCTACCCCGTCATGCTGAAGGCCTCCTGGGGCGGCGGCGGGCGCGGCATGCGCGCGATCCGCGATCCAAAGGATCTCGCCCGCGAGGTGACGGAAGCCAAACGCGAGGCGATGGCGGCCTTCGGCAAGGACGAGGTCTATCTGGAAAAGCTCGTCGAGCGCGCCCGACACGTCGAAAGCCAGGTTCTCGGCGATACGCATGGCAATGTCGTGCATCTCTTCGAGCGTGACTGCTCGATCCAGCGCCGCAACCAGAAGGTCGTCGAGCGCGCACCGGCGCCCTATCTCTCGGAGGCGCAGCGCCAGGAACTCGCCGCCTATTCGCTGAAGATCGCGGCCGCGACCAATTATATCGGCGCCGGTACCGTCGAATATCTGATGGATGCCGATACCGGCAAATTCTACTTCATCGAAGTCAATCCGCGCATCCAGGTCGAGCATACGGTGACCGAAGTCGTCACCGGCATCGATATCGTCAAAGCGCAGATCCACATTCTCGACGGCTTTGCGATCGGGACGCCGGAATCGGGCGTGCCGCGCCAGGAGGATATCCGTCTCAACGGCCATGCGCTGCAGTGCCGCATCACCACGGAAGATCCGGAGCATAATTTCATTCCGGATTACGGCCGCATCACCGCCTATCGTTCGGCGTCCGGTTTCGGCATCCGCCTCGATGGTGGCACCTCCTATTCGGGCGCGATCATCACCCGCTTTTATGATCCGCTTCTCGTCAAGGTCACGGCATGGGCGCCCAATCCGTCCGAAGCGATCGCCCGCATGGACCGGGCGCTGCGCGAATTCCGCATTCGCGGCGTGGCAACCAACCTGACCTTCCTCGAAGCGATCATCGGCCATCCGAAGTTCAGGGATAACAGCTACACGACACGCTTCATCGACACGACGCCGGAACTCTTCCAGCAGGTCAAGCGCCAGGATCGCGCCACGAAGCTGCTGACCTACCTCGCCGACGTCACCGTCAATGGCCATCCCGAGGCGAAGGACAGGCCGAGGCCGCTGGAAAATGCGGCCGAGCCGGTGGTTCCCTACGCCAACGGCAATGCGATCAAGGATGGTACGAAGCAGCTCCTCGACACGCTCGGCCCGAAGAAATTCGGCGAATGGATGCGCAACGAGAAGCGCGTGCTTTTGACCGACACGACGATGCGCGACGGCCATCAGTCGCTGCTCGCCACCCGCATGCGCACCTATGACATCGCCCGCATTGCCGACACCTATGCGCATGCGCTGCCGAACCTTTTGTCGCTCGAATGCTGGGGCGGCGCGACCTTCGACGTCTCCATGCGCTTTCTGACCGAGGACCCGTGGGAGCGCCTGGCGCTGATCCGCGAGGGCGCGCCGAACCTTCTGCTGCAGATGCTGCTGCGCGGCGCCAACGGCGTCGGCTACACCAATTATCCCGACAATGTCGTCAAATATTTCGTCCGCCAGGCGGCCAGGGGCGGCATCGATCTCTTCCGCGTCTTCGACTGCCTGAACTGGGTCGAGAACATGCGCGTCTCGATGGATGCCATTGCCGAGGAGAACAAGCTCTGCGAGGCGGCGATCTGCTATACCGGCGATATCCTGAACTCGGCCCGTCCGAAATACGATCTGAAATACTACACCGACCTTGCGGTCGAACTCGAGAAGGCGGGGGCGCATATCATCGCGCTCAAGGATATGGCGGGCCTTCTCAAACCTGCGGCTGCGAAGGTTCTGTTCAAGGCGCTGCGCGAGGCGACCAGCCTGCCGATCCATTTCCACACGCATGATACATCGGGTATTGCGGCCGCGACCGTTCTTGCCGCCGTCGATGCCGGCGTCGATGCCGTCGATGCCGCCATGGATGCGCTGTCCGGCAATACCTCGCAGCCCTGTCTCGGCTCGATCGTCGAGGCGCTGCGCGGCACGGAACGTGATCCGGGCCTCGATCCGGAATGGATCCGCCGCATCTCCTTCTATTGGGAAGCGGCGCGGAACCAATATGCCGCCTTCGAAAGCGATCTGAGGGGCCCGGCATCCGAAGTCTATCTGCACGAAATGCCGGGTGGCCAGTTCACTAACCTCAAGGAACAGGCCCGCTCGCTCGGGCTCGAGACCCGCTGGCATCAGGTCGCGCAGGCCTATGCCGACGCCAACCAGATGTTCGGCGATATCGTCAAGGTGACGCCGTCTTCCAAGGTCGTCGGCGACATGGCGCTGATGATGGTGTCCCAGGACCTGACGGTTGCCGACGTCGTCAGCACCGACAAGGAAGTCTCCTTCCCGGAATCGGTGGTCTCGATGCTGAAGGGCGATCTCGGCCAGCCGCCGTCAGGATGGCCCGAAGCGCTGCAGAAGAAGGCGCTGAAGGGCGACAAGCCCTATACCGTGCGCCCCGGCTCGCTGCTCAAGGAGGCTGATCTCGATGCGGAGCGCAAAGTCATCGAGACGAAACTCGAGCGCGAGGTCAGCGACTTCGAATTCGCTTCCTATCTGATGTATCCGAAGGTCTTCACCGACTTCGCGCTCGCCTCCGATACCTACGGACCGGTCTCGGTGCTGCCGACACCCGCCTATTTCTACGGTCTCAAGGACGGCGAGGAACTGTTTGCCGACATCGAGCGCGGCAAGACGCTCGTCATTGTCAACCAGGCGATGAGCGCCACCGACAGCCAAGGCATGGTGACCATCTTCTTCGAGCTCAACGGCCAGCCGCGCCGCATCAAGGTGCCGGACCGGGCCCACGGGGCGACGGGTGCGGCCGTCCGCCGCAAGGCCGAACCAGGCAACGCCGTTCATGTCGGCGCGCCGATGCCGGGTGTCATCAGCCGTGTCTTCGTCTCGCCCGGCCAGGCCGTCAATGCCGGCGACGTGCTCGTCTCCATCGAAGCGATGAAGATGGAAACGGCGCTGCATGCGGAAAAGGATGGGACGATTTCCGAAGTACTGGTGCGGGCCGGCGATCAGATCGATGCCAAGGATCTGCTCGTCGTCTACGCAGGCTGA
- a CDS encoding helix-turn-helix transcriptional regulator, translated as MKINSLIQLLVILEECSNPEAVVTELEQVLHGCGFEYYGLLRHLPQSPVQQNPELWAAALAGRWPEQWPQIYAAKKYALIDPMVRYLAHAQRPFGWREAMAAFHKDTHQRRMEQMMVDAFGHGLEDGYIFPIHGRNGTLASLSLAGKPIDLSPVEIALLEAVARKAFWRLLDLKGEAQALETVLPADTPLTRREMEILHYLAEGMTSMEISKMLKISNHTVDWYMNGLQDKLKAKNRQQAVALAFRHGLIS; from the coding sequence GTGAAAATTAATTCGTTAATTCAATTGCTTGTAATTCTGGAAGAATGCTCAAACCCTGAAGCCGTCGTCACCGAGTTGGAGCAGGTCCTCCACGGTTGCGGCTTCGAATATTACGGCCTGCTGCGCCATTTGCCGCAGAGCCCGGTACAGCAGAATCCGGAGCTTTGGGCTGCGGCGCTTGCCGGCCGCTGGCCGGAACAATGGCCGCAGATATATGCCGCGAAAAAATATGCTCTGATCGATCCGATGGTGCGCTATCTCGCCCACGCGCAGCGGCCTTTCGGCTGGCGAGAGGCGATGGCGGCCTTCCACAAGGATACCCACCAGCGCCGTATGGAGCAGATGATGGTCGATGCCTTTGGGCACGGGTTGGAGGACGGTTACATCTTTCCGATCCACGGACGCAACGGCACTCTCGCCAGCCTCAGTCTCGCCGGCAAGCCGATCGACCTGTCGCCGGTGGAAATCGCATTGCTGGAGGCGGTGGCGCGCAAGGCCTTCTGGCGGTTGCTCGATCTGAAAGGCGAGGCGCAGGCACTGGAAACCGTGCTCCCGGCCGACACGCCGCTGACGCGGCGCGAGATGGAAATCCTGCATTATCTCGCCGAAGGCATGACGTCGATGGAGATCAGCAAGATGCTGAAGATCTCAAACCACACCGTCGACTGGTATATGAACGGCCTGCAGGACAAGCTGAAGGCGAAAAACAGGCAGCAGGCGGTAGCGCTTGCCTTCCGTCATGGCCTGATAAGTTAG